One window of the Salvia splendens isolate huo1 chromosome 1, SspV2, whole genome shotgun sequence genome contains the following:
- the LOC121741359 gene encoding V-type proton ATPase subunit E-like, with protein sequence MNDADVSKQIHQMVCFIRQEAEEKADEISVSAEEEFNIEKLQLVEAEKKKIRQEYERKDKQVQVRKKIEYSMQLNASRLKVLQAQDDLVNSMKESASKELLKIGVDQQNYELLLKDLVVQGLLRLKEPSVLLRCRKDDLQYVESILDTAKEEYANKANVHSPEIVVDQVHLPPAPSHQNVHDRFCSGGVVLASRDGKIVFENSLDARLEVVFRKKLPEIRKSLFGQVAASA encoded by the exons ATGAACGACGCCGATGTATCGAAACAGATCCACCAGATGGTCTGCTTCATCCGCCAAGAGGCGGAGGAGAAGGCCGACGAGATCTCCGTCTCTGCCGAGGAA GAATTCAATATCGAGAAGTTGCAGCTGGTagaagccgagaagaagaagatcagACAAGAGTATGAGCGCAAAGACAAACAAGTCCAAGTTCGGAAGAAGAT TGAGTACTCTATGCAACTGAATGCTTCTCGGCTCAAGGTTCTTCAGGCTCAGGATGATCTAGTCAATTCCATGAAGGAGTCTGCATCCAAGGAGCTTTTGAAAATTGGTGTTGACCAGCAAAACTACGAGTTACTCCTCAAGGATCTCGTTGTTCAG GGTTTGCTGAGGCTGAAAGAGCCATCTGTGTTATTGCGCTGTCGTAAAGATGACTTGCAGTATGTGGAGTCCATCCTTGACACAGCAAAGGAGGAATATGCCAATAAGGCAAACGTTCATTCTCCTGAGATTGTTGTTGACCAAGTCCACCTTCCACCTGCTCCTTCTCATCAAAATGTTCATGATCGTTTCTG TTCCGGAGGCGTAGTTTTGGCTTCTAGAGATGGGAAAATTGTGTTTGAGAACTCTCTTGATGCTAGACTGGAGGTTGTATTCCGGAAAAAGCTACCAGAG ATACGCAAGAGCCTATTTGGTCAGGTTGCTGCATCTGCATGA